A window of Williamwhitmania taraxaci genomic DNA:
GCGTGTTGCAATTCTCGGACATGGTTCATTGGCGGAATAGACGAATCGTGATTGTTATCCAAAAAAGGTCCATCAGATTCTAACTTAAACCGTAATGCACCCATTCTACATTCATCAAACACACCAAGTAAGAAATCAATATCATATAAATTTGGCGCAGGTCTACCCTCCTCCTTTGCATTTAGTGCAGAACGTCTTTTCATTAGAGTTCGGCCCCAAGTATCGGGCATCGAATCAAAAAACACACCGAAATTCTCTTTCCCGTTAGGATATTGCGGTCCCTTATACCATCCAATATCAGGATCTAATAAAATTTGCTCCGATGAATGAATCCAGTCAGACGAATATTCAAAACTAAAAGCCTTTTTGCCTTTTGCTTGTTGAGCACTAAGTATGCCGATTAGCTTGGGTTCTTTCATTCCCATCCAATGAGCATAAACCAAAATATCCGTTTTTGTAGTTGCCATATTACTTGTTTCCGGTTAAGCTAAGATCTTGAAGCTTTCTGCCAAAGCTATCGTCAGCAGCAAGTTTCAAAAAGTCATCTTGCAATCCTAATACTCTGAAAGTATTAAAATAAGCAGCCATTGAAACACTCCCATTCCCTCTCTCAATTTGGTACAAAGTAGATCTATTAATTCCAGCCCGTTCGCTTACCTGTATTGTAGTCAGTTTCCTACGCTTTCGGGCTAGTTTGATATTTTCACCTACTTGTTCCATTATCTTTTGGTGCTTTGGGAACAATACCTTCTTCTTGGTGTTCATTGGTATATGTTGTTTATTATCCACAAATATATACATATTGATGATAATAGTCAACACTTATAACTAAAGATTAACATCAGTGCCCGAATTCAAATTACAAATACAACTTATCGGATAGCAGTGAGAAGAGCATTACATTTTTCCCGTCAGTGCCCTGCGAGCCTTGGCAGATGTAAAAACAGCAAAAACCATGAACGCCGGTAGCAGCCACGATAAGCGCACGGCAGATATTCAGGATGTTTCGTCCGGTTGCAACGGCTTACGCCAGCGAAAAGTCCGAGTGCGACTAGTATTCCGCCGCGTAGTAGTCGCGCCCGGACTAGCTGCATTGCTTGCAAGGACGGAAGCGTTGTCCAGCGGCAACGGCTTTAATCCACCTCGCTTGGCCTGCTTGCCGTATGGGCAACATGCCCATGCCACCGCTTTGTGCTCTAGGCATGGCTGCGGTTATGCAAGCTTGCTGCAAAGTGACTGTGTTGCGCATTGGCAATGGTTCGTAGTTCACGGACAGCATGTCTGCACAATCGGGGGCGAAGAAATTTAAATTACCGCGACATTAATTTAAGTTATTTGCCTTTTTCTTAAATAAGAACTATCTTTGTTAAACCTAATAAAGGAGATGAAAAACTACATATCTGGAAACTACATAAGTCAAGGCTACTACAAAAGTTTCGTCCCAACGAGCATCAATAGGCAGTGGCAGATAGAAAACATGGAGGTGTTCCATTTACTCAGTCAGGCCGACCGAGAGCTGGGCAGGTTGGATATGTACTCTAAGTATATTCCAAATTTGGAGCTCTTCATTAGCATGCACGTTATAAAGGAAGCAACCCAAAGCAGCAGGATAGAAGGGACAAGGACAAACATGGAAGAGGCTCTTTTAGACAAGGAAGATGTGCCTCTTGACAAAAGAGATGATTGGGAGGAGGTTCAAAACTACATACAGGCCATGGATGCAGCGATAGCCGTAATGAAGGATTTGCCCTTTTCGTCACTACTTATAAGGGAAACCCATAAAACGCTGATGCAAGGGGTTCGAGGTAAGAACAAGCAGCCGGGAGAATTCAGAACAAGCCAGAATTGGATAGGAGGCGTAACAATTAATGACGCTACATTTATTCCACCTCCACACACCTCCGTTCCGGACCTCATGAGCGATATCGAACGGTTTACGCATAATGAAAATATATTTCTACCTGACCTGCTTAAAATTGCACTCATACACTACCAATTTGAAACAATTCACCCCTTCTTAGATGGAAATGGTAGAATCGGAAGGCTACTAATTACCCTTTACCTAGTAAATAAAGGAATCTTAAAAAGACCTATTCTCTATTTGTCCGATTTCTTTGAAAGAAACAGAGGGTTGTACTACGATAATTTAATGACTGTTAGGGTGAAGAATAACCTGGATCAATGGTTTAAGTTCTTTTTGGTAGGTGTTATCGAGACTTCTCAAAAGGGTATACAAACATTCGATAGCATACTGCAGCTAGAAAAGCAGGTTACCGCTCAGCTACAAACCCTTGGGAGCAGAGCTGCCAATGCCCAAAAGGTGGTGAACTATCTATACCAAAGACCGATGCTAAATGCAGAAAAAGTCAGCGAAATTGCAGCAATTTCAGCACCTTCGGCATACAAGCTAATTGAAGAACTCGAAAAGTTAAATATTCTGAAGGAGATTACCGGCGGCCAACGGAAAAGAGTTTACATATTCGAGGATTACCTCAATATTTTTAAGTAAACCTAGCTGGCACGAAACCTCCTTCGGCGGTCAGGCTATTTTTCCTGTCCGTGCCCTGCAAGCCTTGGCTGATGTAAATGTAGCAAAAAACCAGCACGCTGGTGGTAGATGCGCAACCCCAGCGCACGATAGATATTCAGGACGTTCCGTCCGGCTGAAGCAGCATACGCCAGCGAAAAGTCCGAGTGCGACTAGTATTCCGCCGCGTAGTAGTCGCGCCCGGACTAGCTGCATTGCTTGCAAGGACGGAAGCGTTGTCCGGCTGCAACGGCTTTAATCCACCTCGCTTGGCCTGCTTGCCGTATGAGCAGCATGCCCATGCCACCGCTTTATCTTCTTGGCATGGCTGCGGATATACTACCTTACTGCTAAGCGCCTGTTTTGATGATCTATCCACAGCGAACGGACGTTCCGTCCGCTCAACCAATGCTATACGTTCGGGCTAGCGTGGTGATTTAACTTTTTTTATTCCCGAGTATATCCTCTGGATATTTAATCAAGTAACCAATGGCGATAAAACTTGTAATTAACCCAGCAAGCAAAAAGCCCCAAGCCATACCGATGCTTTTCTCATATGGAATAATTATTTTATCGCCCTTTTCTATCTGAGCAATTTCATTTTTTCTATTGTCTGTATGTAACCATATAATAATTATATCTCCTATCGATAATGATTTGTCAATAATTTCCATGTGTGATTTAATCGTTGTAGTATAATCAATTTGATTATTTGTCATTGTTATTATTGTGGTGGGTGATGTATATACCGTATTTTTGAATTTATATTGAACGTCCCTATTTTCAATTTTTTCAATTACCCCTTTTGCCTGTGGAAATTTATTAACATCCACAAGCAAATGATTTCCACCATAATATGTAAAACACATTCCAATGGGCAATAGGAATAGCAATGTCCGAAAATACCTAGTTTTGTTAAAGAAACCCATAACTCAATTATTTAATTATCCTAAATTCAAATAACAAATACAACTTATCGGATAGCAGTGAGAAGAGCATTACATTTTTCCCGTCAGTGCCCAGCACGCCAATGCAAGTGTAAATATAACAAAAAACCTGCATCGTGGTAGCAGCTGCGCAACCCCAGCGCACGGCATATATTCAGGACGTGCCCTCCAGCTACCAAAAGCCTTAAGCCGCCTCGCTTGGCAAGCTTACCGTATGCGCAACATGCCCATGCCACCGCTTTTTGCTCTTGGCTAGGCTGCGGTTATGCTACCTTACTGCAAAGTGCCTGTTTTGCTGCACTGACCACCTTTTGCAGCGAACGGACGAAAGACGTCCGCTCGAGCAGTGCTAGTTGTCCGGGCTAGCGGGGTTAGCGCCTGTGCTGGCTGCACTGGCAACGGTTCGTAGTTCACGGACAGCATGTCCGCGATAGCGGGGTGTGTTAAATCCGCGCCAGCAGGTGAATCAGTCCAACTCAATTCCTTTTTTTTCTGCGATTCTAGAAGAGATAACCTCAGGATGCTTTATTATTGCATAAACCATTATTGCCAATAGAAAAAGACCAACAACAAGAAATCCTATATCAATATGCATTTCTGATAATTGATCGTATTCAACAATAACGTCATCATTAACCTTTATCTGTTCAATCTCACCATATGTGTTTCCCAACCAAATCTCAATGTTTGCATTTTTTTTTGCAACTTTTTTAATTGCGATTATATGTTTTGCAACCCATGTGCCAAAAATAATTTCATTACTATTAAGTTTAATTGTAACACCATAGTTTCCTCTAGTTGTATCTTTAAATTGCACATATCCATCTTTTATCCACTCCAAACGCCCCTTGTAATATTCCAACTTTTCCAACGGAGGTGTCTGAACAATTCCTTTAGTACCTAGAAATATACAAACTATTGCTCCGACCAACATTTTACCAGCATGGGTCTGAACAGGATCATTCAGAAACTTGAATTTCATACGTAGCCTCCCCTATGTTTTTGATTAAATCATCAATATGCTTTGCCTCATTAACACCCAGATCGCACGGACATTTTTCCTGTCCGTGCCCTGCAAGCCTTGGCAGATGTAAATGTAGCAAAAAACTAGCACGCGGGTAGCAACTGCGCATCCTTGTATAGCACCCGGAACGATTGCACGGACGGCCGGTCCAGCGGTAGCAGGAATCGTGTTCATCAAATACCCTCAAACGAATTACAAACGAGTGGGTTGTATGCCATGCTGCAAACTTACCGAGAAAGCGCCTTTCGATAAAACCCCAACTTTTTCGTCAGGGTTCCCAATATTTCCGTTACTTTGCCATAAAATTCTGTTATAACGGATATGGTTGGATTTGGACTTGTATTGAATTTGTCGTGGGTGGTAACGCTAATTGCATTTGTTGCCATATTTATTGCCCCATCGAAGAATAAAGGTTACGTAGCAGCAATTTTAGTCGCAATAAACGCCCTGGCAACAAGCTGGCTGGCAATAGCGGCGCTTCAGGGCGATGTGGTTGATTTTTCGATTAACGCAGGATCGTTCTTAGGCTCCATCCCCATTCGTATCGATGGGCTATCGGCGTGGTTTATCCTAATCATCAACTTCACCTGCATAACCGGCGTAATTTATGGTATCGGATATTTAAAGGGTTACTCCAATGCGGCCTCAAAGCTAACCATGCACTGGATACTCTTTGGGCTGTTCCACCTCTCCATGGTGTGGGTATGTATGCTCCAGAACGCTTTTGCATTCCTCATTGCGTGGGAAGTAATGTCGCTATCGTCGATGATGCTAGTGATTTTCGACCATCATAATCCAAAGACCCTTAAGGCCGGGATGAATTACCTCGTGCAGATGCACATCAGCGTGGTGTTTCTCACCATTGGCTTTATCTGGGTGTATTTTCAAACGGGGTCGCTCGATTTTAATGCGTTTCATATCTTCTTTGGAAACAATAGCAATATATGGCTGTTTGTAATTTTCTTTATTGGCTTCGGCCTTAAGGCTGGCTTTATTCCCCTACACAGCTGGTTGCCCCACGCGCACCCTGCAGCACCGTCGCACGTTTCGGGGGTAATGTCAGGGGTAATCGTGAAGCTGGGGATCTACGGTATTTTTCGTGTTATCTCCTACCTAAGCACCGATTACCTTTTGTTGGGGGAAATCGTAATTACCATCTCGGTACTGACCGGCTTGTATGGGATCCTCAACGCTGCCGTTCACCGCGATTTTAAGCGAATGCTCGCCTACTGCACCATCGAAAACATAGGCATTATTGGCATTGGTATCGGTATTGGGCTTATTGGCCTCGGCAGTAACATGCAAATACTCTATTTTTTAGGCTTTGGGGGCGCGCTGCTGCATGTGCTCAACCACTCGCTGTTTAAATCGCTGCTATTCTATTCGGCCGGCTCGGTTTACCAGCAAACCCACACCCG
This region includes:
- a CDS encoding Fic family protein; the encoded protein is MKNYISGNYISQGYYKSFVPTSINRQWQIENMEVFHLLSQADRELGRLDMYSKYIPNLELFISMHVIKEATQSSRIEGTRTNMEEALLDKEDVPLDKRDDWEEVQNYIQAMDAAIAVMKDLPFSSLLIRETHKTLMQGVRGKNKQPGEFRTSQNWIGGVTINDATFIPPPHTSVPDLMSDIERFTHNENIFLPDLLKIALIHYQFETIHPFLDGNGRIGRLLITLYLVNKGILKRPILYLSDFFERNRGLYYDNLMTVRVKNNLDQWFKFFLVGVIETSQKGIQTFDSILQLEKQVTAQLQTLGSRAANAQKVVNYLYQRPMLNAEKVSEIAAISAPSAYKLIEELEKLNILKEITGGQRKRVYIFEDYLNIFK
- a CDS encoding proton-conducting transporter transmembrane domain-containing protein; translation: MVGFGLVLNLSWVVTLIAFVAIFIAPSKNKGYVAAILVAINALATSWLAIAALQGDVVDFSINAGSFLGSIPIRIDGLSAWFILIINFTCITGVIYGIGYLKGYSNAASKLTMHWILFGLFHLSMVWVCMLQNAFAFLIAWEVMSLSSMMLVIFDHHNPKTLKAGMNYLVQMHISVVFLTIGFIWVYFQTGSLDFNAFHIFFGNNSNIWLFVIFFIGFGLKAGFIPLHSWLPHAHPAAPSHVSGVMSGVIVKLGIYGIFRVISYLSTDYLLLGEIVITISVLTGLYGILNAAVHRDFKRMLAYCTIENIGIIGIGIGIGLIGLGSNMQILYFLGFGGALLHVLNHSLFKSLLFYSAGSVYQQTHTRDMDKLGGLIKVMPKTAVTFLVGAIAIGGIPPFNGFVSEFLIYNGLIDGLGSGSLSLISLFVLTFAGLSIIGGLSILTFTKTFGTIFLGSPRQHLHQEPREVSSLMLIPQYVIIAVMLSVAFIPQLYLGVVGRILSGFNRTAVGFDLIEFNSYSTTIAQIGLYFAGFVALIGLFLSIRWIVSKSKPQRVDATWGCAYTAPNTRMQYSGKSFSKPLGKTFNFLLLERKKFTELEPGEIFPTPRKYASYYHDFFESRFISLITNRLVYTANYFRFIQNGRTQTYVLYGIVFVMAIFILTVLNIIR
- a CDS encoding helix-turn-helix domain-containing protein; this translates as MNTKKKVLFPKHQKIMEQVGENIKLARKRRKLTTIQVSERAGINRSTLYQIERGNGSVSMAAYFNTFRVLGLQDDFLKLAADDSFGRKLQDLSLTGNK